The region CAGCGCAGACGGCGTTATGAAGAGGAGTTATGCCTTCGTCATTGGGCATGCTGGGGTTTTCCACCTTTTACAACAACGTAAACACAATACTTTAGTGAAAagtgtattttctttgtgtattcTCTGGAAAAAAGCGAAATATGAGTCGCTTTTGTTCAAAAACAGTTGGTAAAAAGAGGCCGTGTGGTCCGGTGGTAGACCACCGAGGGGAAAACTTCTTGTCTCGTTTGAATCCCACCtgagagtttttaaaagaaatcatcCGAACCAAAACAACCACGGTGGCTCGTCCTAAAAGGAGGTCAATGCCCTGAAAAAGTGCAGCTGGCCGTCgctaaaacagatttatagATATGAAGGTAATCTAATTTGATGTAAAttccctccacctccaccttccCTGACAGTCCAAGTTCCCTCAACTGATGAATAAATCAtaaagtttcttcttcttgctaTATTTAGCCAAGTTTTATGAACCTGAAATTCTACTTTTAGGTGAAAGTCGGTGAAGGTTTATGATCCGTTTTGTTATGAAACTGGAATAAAGACGTACGGTGAAACACTCTGGAGTCCTCAGACTTAATGAAGAATTATACGAGTGCAGCccaattattataaaaatattaaatgtggTGAATGTTTAAAgttgagtcttccagagatcAGATGTTCACTTTACCATTAAAAGTTAATATAAAGTAAATATGAAACGTTGTATAATTTCACCTCGTATATGATCCTCTGCACCAGGTCAAACTCTCCTTCTAAAGACGCGTCGAGCAGCAGAGCCAGAGGGTTGAACTTGACCCGCAGCCCGTGGCCGCTCCGCTCCGATAACGGCTTCTTCAGGTTGCTTCTCTTCGCCTGCGGCGCCTGGGAAGAGCCAAGAAGCGTTAACGACAGATATAGACATACAACACCTGGTTTTAATGTGCTCGTGCGGACCTTCAGCTGTGGAGGCGGGGCAGGAGGCGATGGCGATGGAGAGGCGTGGCCTGTGGAGGTCTGGGCGGGGCTTGTCCCtctctggttgttgttgttgtggtccTCCAGCCTCTCAGGTGCATGAGGTGGACTGGGTTTGGCTGACGGAGCCGACGGAGACGCCGTCTTTGTACTCTCTGCCGTTTTCTCTTTGGACGTTTCCACGGTAACCGAGGGAGGAGATGAGCGGCGGGACTCTTCAGCCTCCGCGGCTGCGACGCTGACCTTCTTCTCACCAGACTCGACGCTCCCATTGGCCGAACTGATGGCGTCCACGTCTCCCAAAAGGCAGTCGGGTTGGTAGAAAGGGTTACCTGGAGCAAAGAACGGGAACGTGAGCCCAAGTTTTATCATTTCTACTCATGAAAGTCACATGACCTTGGCGTCCGTCTCACCTGAGCCTCCCTCCATTCCTCCTGCCAGCGTGTTGAACCTGCGGATCACAACAGTTCCTGTTTTCACCTCAGTTTAACACCAAACCCGCTCTGTTTTCCTGCTGGGGGAGAACCGAGGCCTACCTCTGATACAGCAGTTTCTGAATGTTCGGCCCCGTCGGGCCCTCGGGTTCGGTGATTGAGCTCCGTTTCTTCAGGGGCCGGGGGGCGTTGCTGAGGCGCCGCCGCAGAACCTCCAGGTCGGCGTCACTCTGGTACCGTAACTGGGAGTGAGCTGCAGAGACGGGAGGCCGAAATACTTTACAGAAAAGGTTAACCTCAAGTTTTATGGTTATATCCAACAATATGAATAATTCTGACCACTTTTCTTCCTGAAAGatgattttctttcatcagTTCTTCCAGAACTCGTTTTAGTCacttcaggtttataaaacgaCCTTTCTGAAGGAGAGGAGCACCTTTTTTATCACCAAAGGATGTGTTTAAAAGTATAATCATGTCAGGATCTAGTTACTGGATTAGTTTGGGGTAAATATCTTGTttgcagctgaaacagaatAATCTCTGCAGGACGTCTCTGagctttttattcattaattcaGGTAAATTCATCCAGTGAGGTTCTTTTTGACCAGGCAGTGAGTGATTCCAgttatttacatgtaaaatatCAGAACAATGGCGCAGAAACATTCGTTTAAATCCTGAACGTACCCATTGGTGTGAGCTTGGTGGGACTGAGGGGACGGGGGATGTTGTCCACGTTAGGTGGAGGAGGAACCTGTCCGTTGctgtttcctcctccttctttatCTTTGCCTTCCTCCCCCGCTGCCTTCAcgcctccccctcctcctcctcctcctcctcctccctggaGGAAGGGGACAGGGGACggagacgaggaggaggtgggCAGGATGGGTTTACCGTAGActgaggagagaaaacacaggACAGGTGGGGACTTGTATTTTTCTGCGATGAGATGTTTAACGAGCTGAAATCGATTTTCGTTACCTGCTCTGACGGCCGCTCTGTTGCTCAGAGAGCCGTAGTTTTTGGCCTGACCCTGCTGGAGGTACATGCTGTAGATGGAGCTGCTGTTCACAGTGGGGGGGCCCTTCCTGGGGGACTGCGGCCTGGAGGGGTGGTCCGGGACGTAGGGACGTACAGCCACAGCTGGAGGCGGGTCTGCGCGCTCAGCCTGAGGGGACTGCGAGGACGTGGTGGAACCTACCAGCGGGGATCAGTTTaaaccagaaaacaacaaacaaacaaacaaacaaagataaacaacGGGCTGGATTACCTTGGCTTGGATTAGGAGGGACAGAAATACGCTGCTGTATTtgctgtgaggaggaggaggaggaggaggatgaagaggtcGGGGTGGACCTGGGCCAGCCCAGTGTGCCGGGAGCAGAACGGGGCAGCGAGCTCGTGGCGCAGTGATGCCCCGCTGCCTGATGGGAGGCGCTGGGGTAGGTCCCATACCCGGAGGGAAGCTGCAGGGGAGGAAACAACCAGCGAGGCCTTCAGGACGACATTTAAACACCCAAACATCCACTTTATTCACAGAAGTTAGAGCAGGAACAGAACCTGTTCTGGACTGCAGGTCCTCCAGTCTGGTCCACCTTTGCTGATGTTCGGCCACGGCGCCTCGTTGGCTGAACGGGAAAAAAGAAGGAGCCGAgttcaaaacacaaagagaagcaAACCGACGCaaatgcagaggaggaaggatCAGATAAAACAGAGTCAGAAGttagtaaaaacaacaaacatgtaaGTTAAAGAAAGTTCTGGACGCTCAGATGGTGCCTGaatattttttacagtaaaacacaagcaaagcaaaactataaataataattcagaCCTGGTGACCGAGTCAGCAGATCTGTGTAAAACATTCCCCGTTTTCtggttatttttcatttcagactGACATATCTGTCCTTTAGCTGAGCAAACActaaatgtggtaaaaaaaaaaagtttaaaaggcCAGAAGGCGGTAATCAGTTaaactgaaggaatgcacatcgccctcCCGAAGTTGTAGTTATGTTAGCTCATAACTTtgaccctcagctaccaccacacttATTTTACCTCgatatctgtgaaattaactgaattataggaagttttctgtttgctaaatttgaTTACCTGCGGCTCCATCTTGATCGGAGCCGACTCCAGCAGGTAATCCGTAAAATACGATCACTTCCTgagtgtttcagtaaaatcggagatattttggtaacacatATGGACGCAGCGGCAGATTGACGTCTAAAAAGAAGGCTGCAGCACTGAAGGCCTGAATCTTGATTTGACCAGAACGACACGACTGTCTGAGCCGATTCGGTGCAGGTGGTGGTATGAGTTAATCCCTACAACTCGATCAACTGTGAGCGCGGGAAGCTCAGTGGCCTCGCCGAGAGGTGACAACTAACAGAACCACAGAGTGACAGAACACCGCAGCTCCTCCTCGTTCCAGAATAATACTGATTACCTGCTGAACATCAGAGTTCTGCGGGCCGGGTCGGGCCGCCGCTTTAACCCGCTGACCTCGGGAAGCAAACGGTCCTGACAGGAAACGAGCAGTCAGCTTTGTGCGAGGTGGAAACTTGGCCTCAGGCCCGGCAGCTCAGATTAGAAGCAGCCTCTCCGAGCGGCACAAGGAGCAGAGAGGACACAGAACATCCCGCCGCAAAGGACAAAAGGACGACTCGATTCAAACCGTCCAGCGGCGCCGTATATTCAGTTCATGGTTAACCAGCTGATTTCTCTAGGAGCTGAGTGTGTTTACACTAAAAATGCAATGAATCTTCATataatgtgcatttaaaaataaggaaTCTGGGTTTGCTTATTGCAGAAAATTAACGTCCATTACCAGCcactaccacgccaagtttcagctgaatatctgtaaaactgactgaactgcaGCCATTTTAGATTTCTGTCCGGTCTGCCTTTCGGCGGTGGGGCGATAATAAAGACTCGGGGTTTTCTGAACCCGAGCAGTTTGTCTGACGGCAGCAGACTCTCAAACCTCCTGTTATCTTTCTCACACAGACTACCAGACGGAGCTCAGACTTCCCTTCATTCATCTGCTGTTCCTCCCCGCtcgccgtgatctacagctacGATGCGTTTTCCACATGACGTCAGGCCCGGGGAGGAATAGAACTGTGGCATTCAGGAACACAATGAGGCTTTTAACAGCGCAGGTTAAACACGCCGTGGTTCTACCAGGGAGCGAACGGGGTTATTTTTCCAGTCTGCATGAGCTGGGTTGGTGAAAACGATGGAGAcagataataaaatgttaaactgttGATGTTATTAGTCATGTTTAATGCCTGCTCTGTCACCTAACATCTATAAGCATCGAAGCACCTTTATCATTTGGTGGTTATGCTTCTGTTCCTgtcacaatttaaaatgttcgTCCAAAAATCAGAAGCGCTGTTCCCCGAGTCGCAACGAAAACCCAGCCCTGCGTGGAAGCTGGAGTTCTGATGTCTTTAACAGTTTCTCGTGACAGAATTGCTCAAATCCTCCAGGATTTACGAGAGGAAAAACACAGCGCAGGAACTGAGCCTCAAACGAACTAATTATGCGAAAAACGAATCGACATAAATTCTCCAACTGTGAGTCTCGGAAACGTCTGGAGGccaaatgtgtaaaaatgtattaaataggAGATATGACAGGTTAAAGAAGTCCTCCACTTCAGGTTTGAAGAGAAAGTCGATGAGAGTTTGGTTGTTTGTGATTTTCACTCTTAGGTgcattttgttagtttaaaagctgtttctttttcttcttctttagctGACCTGCTGTTAGGTTATATTTACATTATGTGCTGTTGtccctgttttaaataaataaagaagttttGCACAAAGCTCACAgatactcttcaaaataagagtctggctCTGTTGTGGATTTAAGTTAGGTTTCAGCTTCCTGTTAGGCGTCACGGCGTCTTCAGTTTCGTCATGAATTTTCCCGTTTGTAGTTTATTCCCCTCCGTTCTGCAGCGGGTCAGAGGGTTTCTCAGGAATAATCGAATCTGAGtcctgtgtttattttctgaagctGTTTTCTAACCCCGAGCAGCTGCTGACTATCGGATGTCTCGTCTGCATCCCTTAGCACGCGACCCTCACATTTTAAGGTCAGTTTGTGATTCTGATTTAATTATGTTCTCTGCACTCGCCATCTGCTCTGTGTAATTATATCAACACACAAAACGGTCCGCAACGTTCGAGAGAACCGGGACTTCGCTTTGGGTTTTCCTGCCTTCAGTGTTCGTCTCGACTTATTTAATGACACAGAACCAAGGTTTCAAACTCTGAATGGGATCTGTAAACACTAAAATCTCAATATATCACAAGATTTTGACATTAGTTTGAGTTACGGCAGGTACAGAACAGCAAAGAGGCGGTAAAACTCCCTCCAACGACTCACTGTTGTTACCGTCCCCGCCTTGAGGGGCTCGAGGTCCCTCCCACGTCTCAGTGGGCTTGGACAGGACGATGTCTAAATCTGACACTTTCCACTGGCCGGGAGGCTTCCTGGTTCCGGTCCTGTCCTCCTCTGCACCGCCAGCCAAGACAACAACAAGACCAACCACGAGACAGTAACAACCAGCGAGgggaataaaaaacacaacagaacgaCGCCACGGTGACGGTCACAGCAGCGACCGCCACCAGGACAGGCCGCCGCGTTACGCCAGGACCGGTAATGGCAACAAGAACAACAGATGAGGGGACAGGAGAAGACAGGAAGAGGGAACAAAAGGACAGTTAGACAGAAAGAAACCTGAGTTCGAAGGGGATTTAAAAAGCCTACAAAGATCAACTTTACCAACCTGAGAGGGAGCGGACGTGGTTGAGAGCGGCGGGTTTGGGTGGTGGGTCAGCAGGCAGGGGGTACCCGGGGTCCTGTCTCCCCTCGGCAGGAACCTGAACGTAGGGACAGACGGCCGCCACCCGACCCGAAACTCCCCCGCCCGAGTGGGGAGACGCCTGAGGGGAGGACGGGCCGCCACCGTTCATCCGgctcagctggaggagcagaagaAGGCGGAGTTTAAACGAGCGTTACTCGAGTTTAAAAGCCTGCGACGGCAGGAACGGGTCCTACCTCTGCTCTCTTCTTGTGCAGGCGTTCTCTCAGGTCACAGATGCGTTGGTCCATCACCGTCACCTGGGCGTTCCTCTTGTTCAGCAGCTCCTTGTTCTGAGCCAACTTGCCGCTCTGCTCCAGATTGTGGCGGTTGCGAGCCTGAAACGGCACCACAGTTAGGAGTCTGAGCTGAAGAACGGAAACCTGCTGGGTCGGCATGTAGGAGCCGGTCACCTGCAGCTCCTGGTAGAGTTTCCTCAGCTCCACGGCTGCAGGGCCGGACAGGGAGGAGCCTTTATGAGAGGCGGGAGCCCCCTGAGGTGGGGTCCCCGAGTGCAGCTGGAGGCGTCCTTTCCTCAGGTCATCCAACTGTTGAGTCAGCTGggaaatcaaacattaaaacgaCCGTAAGAACTCCTGATCTGCTGCAGATAAAGAACGTTTATCTGTCATTCGGCTTCATTTGTAGAAAAAGAACCGCAGCCTTCAGGCACTCGGGTTAAAGAGCAgctcaaaaaacagaaaactgaatttgCAAACAAGTTCAGCAAAATCATCTGGGATTTGAAGTGATTTTATCAGTTTGACCAACTATAAAGTAAACAGGCAACTTAATTGGTTTTGTAGCTAAGATTTGAccaaacaattaaaagaaaagtctcTTGTGGACGTCAGCCTCAGGATAAACATTAAAAGGTGAAACCTGAACAGACTTGACTTCAAAACATCAGGACAGGAACAAGATTTCTTCCTTTAATTTAATGACAAATCAAGTCCGATCAGAAATCCAGCTTTTTAATAAtcttcatattttctttgtaaaagttCCTTACATAACAAAAAAGTGACGTAAAACCTGATTTCTGGTCACATGTTGTTACCTGTTGTTCACTGATTCTTCAGTAAAACCTTTTGAAACTCacaacttttaatttaagataATATTCCTGTGTTTTGGGTCTATTTTGCCCCTGACAGGACGAGCCGGAGCACCCAGACCTGAACCCGTTCTGTGAGCAGGTGCGTCTCCTCGTTACCTGGTCGACTCTGATCACGGCGGACTGCAGCTCCGCCTGCTTCTCCTGAAACAGGTTGCTCATGTGGTCGAtctctgcagctgcaaacagacaaaaaaagggagaaaaatcagatttaagtCTCTTTAACATCCACAGGCTGCAACAAATGTCTAGCTGTGAAATTAAACTCATTCTTTGTGGCGTTTTGAATCCTGATTTGTATCATTTCtggttttgctgattttcttGCTGTTCTTGATAATTATTTGTGGTGTAAACGGTCATCGTCCCTGCGGTGCAGCCTTACAGAGGTTCCCGTTGATCAGTTTGCTGTAGTCCACCTGGCCTCTCATGGCTCGGATCTTCTTCAGCTTTGCCTCCTGTGTCTCCACGCGCTCTTTGAGCCGCTGCAGCTTCTCAGCTTCGGACTAAAACGTGGAAtaataagaattaaaaataaagccttCCGCCactcagatgtgtttttaatgatcaGCCCACCTGGGTCTGCCCCTGGTTCGACCTGCCGCCCTGCTGAAGATACCTCAGTCTCTGCTCCTgcgtgaaaacaaacaaacaaataagaggatttttcaggtttttataggttttaattcaaaaccagCTGGACTGACGGCTCTAAGTTTGACTTTCAGCGGATTAAACCTCCCACAAAGAGGCAGGAGCTGATTTAATTTCACCTCTTCGGTCggcctttcaaagtttttctttagattttggTCGCTCTCTCACTCAGTTTCGGTCCTTGTACCTGATCATTTCTAGATCTGATCTGTGaatcattcagacataaaaaaagatcCTAAACTCGAGGGATGAATCAGTGAAGAGTGGACCCACAACAGACAACCAGAAGCTATTTTAAATCAGATCTGTCACAAATTGTTCCCATTTATTTAgttgaatctatgaaaaataacaaagacaACACAGTTTAATGGTCAGGAAAcaagattttagatttaaacaaacccaaaccgTTCTGAACCCGTTAGTGACGGTCAGCTTAAATGAGTTATTCcgctgaaaagacaaaaaattaaatcagattgTCATAAATTCAAGGCGGGAGAAAAACTCAAATGCGATGCCACGTCAAAACACGTCCCACCTGAAGACGGCGCCGTGAGGACCAGCTGGGATAAATTACGcagcattttcaaaataaaacaggaagcggatttaaaaacaaaagctgactcAAAACCAAACCCAGAAAACTTTCAACCGTGACTCAATCGTTCCTGGTTCTGCTAACGTTTTACTGAATTGTTCCAAACCGgacatcttatttttatttttatctttttttttttcatacctgttgatttttttcagtgTATCTGAGccaaacactgtaaaacatttagGGAAACAACAGAGCTGCCATGTGTGAAGCTGACTGAGGCGCTTTTCACCTCCTTTCTCTGCATCATGCTGACGTGATGGAAAgctgacctgtgtgtgtttctccacACATCATTCActgaaagcacacacacacacctaacaACACATTACATAACAGCAGCCTGTTTGATCGCAGAGCGCAGGAGGAAaggtttcagggttttttttctcctctggaAGTCATTAATCCACCCTGAATTAGAAGAGTGCCTCTGAAATCCACCCTCTCAGAGGGAAAGAAACGGACTCAAAAAGCAGGAAGGAAACGTTTAATCTGTCACtcgctgctttaaaaaaaaagctgaaactcagCATAAATGTGACAGCAGAGAAATATAACTCCCATAATGGCCTCCATAAGCCAAAACAAGCCAAATAAAGGTTGAAGTTTGTCAAGATTACACGCTTTaccaaatgatttttttttttttgttctggcaGTCGCAGCTGTTTGTTGACCCAACTTCCTGTCAGCTCAGAGGTCATTTCCTCGCCCAACCATCCATGCCTTTCTTTAAAAACGAAGCGTCTTTCCTCTTATTTTTATCGCGCCCCGATCCTGCGTCCTGTTTCTGAAGAATGTGAGGCCGACAGACTCTAACGTGGACAGAGTCGCTCCCTGAGAGGCGGACGGAAACTGACCGAAAACTAAGAACGACAAACCGCAGCCGTGTGAAAACTTTAAGCCAGATCTTGGACATCCTTGATCCGCGAGCAGCAGAAGACATTAATGTTTCCACTGTGTTTTATGCAGGAAACAcgagaagctaaaaggagccttCGCTTCCAGCCTTTGATCAGAAAATTCTGAGCTAAAAACACGACTGGTCTGTGGAAGTTTGGGGATTTTAGCGAAAATGATGTGtcctgcagcagacagagacagactggGAGAAAGAGGACAAGAAGCCCAACGTTCTGATGTATAATTTGACTACGAGCTGAATAAGTTAAGAGTAAGAAGAGTTTATTTTGCAAAGGTTTTGATGCTTAGTGTGTGTGACGTCAGCTGTCAGGTTGAACGTCCCGTTCAAATCATTAAACTTAAACTGCAATTGTTTAAAAACcgtaaaaatggaaacaaaaacctAATTTCTGTCAGGGGAAGTCGTTCTCTCATGTGCTCCACCAAACTCCCACTGATCCCTAATGGgagtttttctgcaggttttgtcAGAGCTCACTAATCCTGAAATAAAtgataatttgcatgttttatttccaagCTGTGGGATGAGACAGGTGTGAGCGTTACCTTGGCGATCAACATCTGCTGCTGAGCCTCTATCTGCTGCTGTTGTCTCAAGGCCATTTCCTGGAGCTCGGAGAGGGTCAGCTCCACACGGGggacctgaaacacacacacatctacgcGTTAGGGTTCGTTATTTCCTGTTCACCTGTGTTTCAGGACCGTCAGTGTCGAGGTGAAACCCAAACAGGTCACTCAGCAGCTTCTGCGTCCTCGACAGAGCGACTGCCGCCACCTCGCAGCGACacggatgttttttttaatccaggaCAAACATTTCGAGGAATTACGAGAGCCCGGCTACATCCTGTTGTTACTCTCCACCCGGTGTGTCACATTCATCAGGAAATCCAGTCAGTTTCTCAGTAAACAGCAAATTTATAATCAATATGTGTGACCCGTgctgcaaaatgagtcagaatgagctcaggctgcagaccaaaataaataaaaattgatttttgccCATTTTTGACCCCATCTATCACTAAATCAGCGTACAATCTTCTCAATCTAGCTTTAAATCgaagttttctaacaggcacgtcttcagaaataatcctttgttTTATAACCATTATGATTTCCTTTGaaactgaccatttttctctgctgggaaatccctttgtataatgtttggcaCCATTGTGAAGCTCGGTGCTCTTGTAAGCAGAGCCAGCTTGTTGCCAGATGATAAATCAGCAAATTTCCACAAACTACAAATCATTTTGATGCTTCTAAGATGAAAAattcaacaataataacaaaaattaaaaaatactcattgtgactcattttgtgaTGAATTTATTAAAGCCAGCGTCGCTCCAGGCTTTCAGAAAGAGCACTTGAAGATTCCTAATAATTAACCAGAAGtctaaaaatgcttttaaactgCGTTAAAATAATAATCCTGGTTTATCTCAGTTAGTCAGGGAGGAGTTGAGGCAACAATCCATAATGCTGAACAGACGCTTTGTGTTTTGGGATTTCTTAAATATGAAAACTTCTCACCGCTCTTGGGGAGAGGAGACAGTTATGATATGCATCGGTGATTAATGACTCTGACAGAAACGTCGGGTTGTAGAAAGCATTAATGCCTTCAGGCTGACTTGTGTTATTCTTGAAACGTAACGCTGatgctgcaggtttttttttttttttttacataatgcaGACTCCATCATGTTTTAGACAGTGACATCACGCACATTAAAGCCTGCCATTAGCCAAGTGCTGACCTGTGGGATCCAGAACGTCCTCGTGTTGGTGCACATTTTAAAGAGTCTGCAGACGTCGATGCAAACTGGTCCACCTGGGAAGAAACCCAGCCTGTGCCGGTCTTACCGGGCCTTGGccctcacagaaaaacaacaagtggTACGTTACACCTGAGGAAATAAGCGTTTAGGACACgttcatgtggaaaaaaaagaggtaaacttgtttgtttttctgtaagggaAGCCAACAACACTTTTGATGCGATACGATGAAACTCCAGGGCAGGTTTACTACGACCCTGCGCCTGTCACAAAGTCAGTTCTGATATTTATTATCCTCATAAATCTCCACCTGAGAGGCTGTGAGCACAGTGATCTGACCTTGCTGCGCACATATTTATGGGAGTTTCGCTTTCTGAATGTAAATTTCCGGGAGGTGAGTATTTAAATGAACTACAAATGCCTCCATGCGTCTCGGAGTAaagacatgaataaataaaaaataaaaataataataaccgAGGACCAGTAACGAGTAATAAAACACAACCAGATTTACAAAAAGGTTTGTGTAGCTCTTTTGGGCGCAAATTAGGCTGTGGTGCATTTCACCAAAGGGAGATGTGCGCCTCAAACTGTGACGCAAACCGACCAGCGCAGTTCGTCCATGTTTAAACGTGGTTTTATGCGTGCATGAGGAGGAAACCCCACGCATATTCATTGTATAAAACTGCCAgggctttaaaacatttgatttgacTCTCAAAGACCATCAATGTCGTCTCCTGTAACTGTCTCAGgagaagaaacaggaagaggagcGACCTTCTGCCCTGTGAGGAAAAGATACGATGATTTATCCTCTCTTTAAATTAAGATGAGGCATTTATCTAcaaacaaactgtcaaaaaagtgtgtgtctgtttgcaacAACATAGAATTATTGCTCTTTGGTTTGTGTGAAAACATCAAGGAGGAGCAGATAGCGgatggaaaaaaacatgctgaCAGCTTTTAGTAAATCTGGGCCACATTTAGTTCATAATCtgagcaaatataaaaaatttaaatgtgaaatctgttttttaagagTGAGGGTTAATAAAGCAATCTGTTCCTAAAGGCAGAAATTTTACACAACCATTaaaatttgatgattttttatGTATTACAGTGTTTATCTTCTTTaacaaggattttaaaaaagagagaagtttTATGTCGATGTCTGCTGCAGGATAAATATTgttatgaaacaaaaagttgGTTTTGTTTACGTCACGAAATCGGCAACAACTGATGATGGATTTTGCTTCTTAAAGGGGCGAGTGAATATTTTAACCACTAatgcttaaagttaaaaaccaaGGAGAAAGTCACAATCAAGGAGATTCAGCTTTTATGCGTCGTCAGCTTTatcttcttatttatttgttaatatgtttgtttgttttatgtagaGT is a window of Kryptolebias marmoratus isolate JLee-2015 linkage group LG10, ASM164957v2, whole genome shotgun sequence DNA encoding:
- the LOC108247016 gene encoding apoptosis-stimulating of p53 protein 1 isoform X3; the protein is MRRFWGLVSALSKNLKLGNCRKPKKKLKSVKRKPRVILTVYLNDAQQMLTEVPVTPATRVVDVVEYCKEAGEGECHLAEVWNGHERALPQEVLLLDLLQQWGARRPEVSFYLRHCPPWPQGNQQLSDQSWTSEAAGSGGDKVPRVELTLSELQEMALRQQQQIEAQQQMLIAKEQRLRYLQQGGRSNQGQTQSEAEKLQRLKERVETQEAKLKKIRAMRGQVDYSKLINGNLSAEIDHMSNLFQEKQAELQSAVIRVDQLTQQLDDLRKGRLQLHSGTPPQGAPASHKGSSLSGPAAVELRKLYQELQARNRHNLEQSGKLAQNKELLNKRNAQVTVMDQRICDLRERLHKKRAELSRMNGGGPSSPQASPHSGGGVSGRVAAVCPYVQVPAEGRQDPGYPLPADPPPKPAALNHVRSLSANEAPWPNISKGGPDWRTCSPEQLPSGYGTYPSASHQAAGHHCATSSLPRSAPGTLGWPRSTPTSSSSSSSSSSQQIQQRISVPPNPSQGSTTSSQSPQAERADPPPAVAVRPYVPDHPSRPQSPRKGPPTVNSSSIYSMYLQQGQAKNYGSLSNRAAVRAVYGKPILPTSSSSPSPVPFLQGGGGGGGGGGGVKAAGEEGKDKEGGGNSNGQVPPPPNVDNIPRPLSPTKLTPMAHSQLRYQSDADLEVLRRRLSNAPRPLKKRSSITEPEGPTGPNIQKLLYQRFNTLAGGMEGGSGNPFYQPDCLLGDVDAISSANGSVESGEKKVSVAAAEAEESRRSSPPSVTVETSKEKTAESTKTASPSAPSAKPSPPHAPERLEDHNNNNQRGTSPAQTSTGHASPSPSPPAPPPQLKAPQAKRSNLKKPLSERSGHGLRVKFNPLALLLDASLEGEFDLVQRIIYEVENPSMPNDEGITPLHNAVCAGHHHIVKFLLDFGVNVNAADSDGWTPLHCAASCNSVHLCKMLVESGAAIFATTISDVETAADKCEEMEEGYTQCSQFLYSVQEKLGVMNKGLVYALWDYAAQRADELSFGEGDAITVLRRHDDTETEWWWARLSDREGYVPRNLLGLYPRIKPRQRSLA